DNA from Streptomyces sp. Edi4:
GGTCGTCCTGCTGAGGGATTTTCCGCAGAGCGGTGTCGATGTGGTCGGCATAGACGTCACAGGCGTTGGCGAGCATCGTGCAGGCAGCGGGCAGGTTCGCCATCAACGTCTCAGTGTCGCTCACCTCGCTGGGGGGCGGATTCTTGCCGACGAAGGTCATGAAGAAGGCCTCCACGGCGTCCGCGGTCTCGCCGACCTGGCCGAGCCTGGCACTCTGCCAGGCGGTATCCGATTCCCAGTAGGCGTCTTGCAGAATCTTGGACGCGCTGCGCCAGGTCTTTGCGACGAGGCGCAGCTTGTCGCGTTGCCCGTGGAACCGCCGGTCGAACAGGTACTGGTCGCTCCAACTGGTCTCGCCGACGACTTCCGGCAAGTCCTCAGCGTTGTGGCTGGCCCTCGGGGTGCAGTCCGGCCCTGTCGGCTGTGCCGGAATGCCGGGAGAGGGGCTCTGTCCCAGTAGTGCCCCCGCCGTAGCGTCCTGCTTCAGAAGGTCTTCGGCTGCCTGCAGGAGAGCGCCGGCACCGTTCGCCATCACCTGGTGGGCAAATCCCGACTGCTCGAAGACGGCTGCGACGGCGGGCCGGTACACCGCGGCGAAGGCCCTGCCGGCGTCATCGTCTCCCGCCATGCCCCCGTGCGCGCTCAGTTCCGTGAACAGCAGGCTGAGCATGTCGAAGATGAGGTCCCGCAGACCAACCATCGACCAGGACGCGTTGACGAAGTTCTCCGGTTTGTGTGTCAGATCCAACGCGGCCACCGCTGCTTCCCCAACTGAGCCCGAAACTCTACACGTTCACAGATGTGCGCATCCGGTCACCCTCAGCTGGGCAGCCGCGCCGGCCGCGCCCCTCCCAGCAACGCAAAAAGCCCCGATCCCCGGCATGCGGCCGGGGATCGGGGCTTCATGGTGGAGCGGGTGTCAGGGGCGCCCAGGGTGCGGGTGCGCCCGTGTCGGGGTCCGGGATGGCGGCGGTAGCCACCAGGGCCTGTGTGAGGTTGTGATCGCCCTTGGGTTCCGTGCTCGTGAGGAGGCGGACCTGGTAGGACGCTGGGTGTGACGCGCAGGCAACTTACTGACGAGCAATGGGAGTTCATCTGTCCGTTCCTGCCGATAGGCGAGTACGGTCCGTACCCGCAGCGGCTGCGGGACCAGTTCGAGGGGTGATCTGGCGGTTCCGGTCCGGTGCCCAGTGCTCAGTGGCGGGAGATGCCCGGTGGGTTCGGTCCCTGGCCCACTGTCTATGGCCGCTTCCGGATGTGGAGGGATGCTGGCGTCTTCAGCGCGTTGCTGGAGGGTCTGATTGCCCAGGCTGCCTGTCGGGGCGAGACGGGCTTGTCCCTGGTGAGTGGGGATTCCACGATTGTCCGTGCTCACCACGACGCCGCTGGGATGCGCATCGGCGGGGAGGTTCTGGAGGCCCTGGAGGAAGCCGCTGCCGAGCAGGAGCGGGCCCGGCAAAAGGGGGCGGCCCGGGGGGAACAGTACGGGCAGGACGACGGAAACGACCCGGGACGGATCCCACGGCGGCGCGTCCCGCGACGCCGTGGGATCCGTTTGAAGCACGCTCTGCTCGAACAGGTCCCGGGGCGGGCTGGCCAGCAAGGTTCACGTCGCCGGGGACCGCAAGCGCCGGCCGCTGGCGCTCGTGCTGACCGTGGGACAGGCCGCCGACAGCCCGCAGTTCGTCCCCGTGCTCACGAAGGTCAGGGTCCGTCCGCCCGTCGGACGTCCCCGCACCCGACCCGGCGCTGTCGCCGCGGACAAGGCCTACTCCTCCCGCACCAATCGCGCCTACCTGCGCAAACGCCAGATTTAGGCCGTCATCCCGGAGAAGAGGGACCAGGCCGCCAACCGCAAGAAGAAGGGCAGCCGGGGCGGCCGGCCCGCGACGCCGATCTCTACAAAGAGCGCAACACCGTCGAGCGTTTGATCAACAAGCTGAAGGCCTGGCGAGGCATCGCGACTCGCTACGACAGGACACCCGAAAGCTACCTCGTCGGCCTCCACCTCCGCGCTTCGCGGATCTATCACCGATCTCCTCAAGGCACCTGACTGATCACAACCTCACACAGCCCTTAGCAGCCTCGGGAGGAATGAGCACTGCGGGCTGCCTGCAAGCAGCAGAAGCGCGGTGGGCAGCGCATTGAGCGTCTGCGTGCCTGTAGAGACGTTAGGAACGGTGCACGCTCTGCGCTTGGCGGGCCGCCGCCAACGGGGTCCGCGCCGGGAGCGGATCGGTGGGATGCCGCGCACCAGAGGTTCCAGGCCCTGACTGTCGTGGGTGTTCGCGGCGGAGATGCCGATGGAGATGGACAGACCGGTCCGCTCAGTGATCAAGTGGATCTTTGATCCCTTCTTGCCGGGATCTACGGGATTCGGACCTGTCAGGTCCCCCCTTTCAGTGCCCGCATGTTCACCGAGTCGATCGCGCACCGCGACCAGTCCAGGCCGCCCCGGGCTCCAAGTTCCTCAAGGATCAGGCGGTGGAGCTTGCCCCAGACCCGGGCCCGGCTCCACTCGGTGAACCGCCGGTGTGCGGTCGGCCCGGACAGGCTGAAACCCTGCGGTAGTTGGCGCCACGTGCAACCCGTCGTGGCCACGAACACGCTGGCCGCCAGCACCTGTCGATCCCCGCATCTGCGCCGACCACCGCCTTGAGGCCGTACCGGAGCAGCCGGGACCGCCCGTTGGAACAACTCCCACAGCCCGTCCGGCACCAGACGCTCCACCATCGCCATCACGGCCACCAGCCTAGTGATCAAGCCAGTTGAGACGACCTCATAGTCGCGGTGCCGGTCGAGCTCCGGCCAAGTAACTTGTCGAAGACGTGAGTTGGAGATCTCGGGGAACCGTATCCCGATCAGCTTGGCCCAGTCCGACTCGCACATCGGAGGCCCGCCCGGAGTCATCCCGGCCCCTCCGCCGGTGCCAAACACTTCCTGATGGTCTTGCGGTCCACCCTCAGCGACGCGGCCAGTTCACGCTTCGAACGGTCCGCGTACCAGTGGACATAGATCTCGGTGACATCGACCACGACGAACGTTCTCCTCGCCATCCGGGCTGCCCATCGGCCTTCCAAACCTCAGGCCGAGAACCGTCCCGCACACCTCCGCGACGCCACGGTCCCTCAGTCCCGAACTCCGCCGCACGCATGGCCAATTAGGAGAATTCGGTATATCTGGACCTGGACAAGACCAGTGCGAAGCTCCTCTTCCAGATTTTCACGGAACGGGAGGAAAACGCGTGCACGAGCGCGAGGTGGTGGAGGCAGAGGCAGTAGGGGGCCGCGCGGCCTGCCCGGCGTCGGCAGCGTACTCCCAACAACAGGAGCGGACCCCGTCGTCATTGGCGTCGGCAAGTTGCAGGACGCGCGCCAAGCCAGAGCGCTGCGCGGCCCGTTGGAGCCCAGACGGCACGAATCGGGGATCATCAGGTCCGGCGCTCGGCCTGACGGGCCGACATGCGGGAGCCCGACCGCCATGTCCCACCCCAAAGTGATGACTGTCGTTCCGCTAGGGGGCTTGGACGTACGTGCCAGGGGTGACGGGCCCCCCTTTTGGCCGGTCGGGGTCCTTTCGCGCTGTCAGACTTCCGGGAGACAACGCGCCGGTCGGGCGCGGGCGGGCCGGGGGTGGTGAGACGGGATGGACGCGACCGAGCGCGGCACGGCTGGTCGTTCCGCTCCGGACGGGTTGGGACCGAGCGCGACGGACCACGGTGTCCCACGCACCCGTGTGGCGACGGACGACCGGCCGGGCGGGTCACAGCGCGGAGACCGACAGCAGCGGAGCGAGGGGCGGGTGCGGGCGGTGCCGCGGCACGTGGCCTGCGTGATGGACGGCAACGGGCGCTGGGCGCAGCGGCGTTCACTTCCCCGAACAGCAGGGCATCGGGCTGCTGAGACCACCGTCATCGACATCATCGAGGCGGCCCGGGTGGCGGGTGTGGAGTGGCTCAGTCTGTACGCCTTCTCCACCGAGAACTGGAACCGTCCTGGTCCCGAAGTCGACTACCTGATGTGCCTGGTGCGCCGGGTCGTGCGCAAGCACGCGCCGCTGCTGCTGGCCCGTGGCATCCGCTGCCGTTTCCTCGGGGTCGCCGACCCGCGCATTCCCCGTGAGCTGGCCCAGGATTTTGAGGATCTGGCCACCCTGACCGCCGCGAACCGGGGGATGACGCTGTCCGTCGCCTTCGACCACGGGGGGCGCCGGGACATCGTGGAGGCCGCAAGGTCGCTGATCCGTAGCAAGACACCGGCCGACGAGGTGACGGAGCGGCTCTTCGCGGACCACCTGCCGTTCCCCGACACCCCCGACGTGGACCTGGTCATCCGCACCTCCGGCGAGCAGCGCATCTCCAACTTCATGCTCTGGCAGGTCGCTTACGCCGAGTGGGTCTTTCCCGAAGTGCTCTGGCCGGACTTCCGGGCCCCCGACTTCCTCGCCTGCCTGCACGCCTATCGGCGCCGCGACCGCCGCTTCGGCGGCGTGCCGCCCCGCACGAACGGAGACCCATCATGACCACCGAAACCACGGGAACGGCCGACGAGACGCCCCTGTTCGGGCCACAGTCGCAGTTCAGCAGTTTCTTCGACGACCCGCGCTGGGCACTGGCCATGATCCGCGCCACCGTGCTGGAGGCCGCTCACCCGCAGATCGGCGCAGCCCTCGCCGACAACTCCACCTTCGTCGCCCACCCCTGGCGCCGGCTGCGCAACACCTTCCTCAGCATGCGGCGCATGTTCGGCGGGGATCCGGCGGAACGCGAACGTGAGGCCGCCCGCCTCAACCGGCTGCACGCCCGCATGAGCGGCACCGACTACCACGGACGCCCTTACGACGCGATGGACCGCGCGGCCCGCGCCTGGGTGGTCGCCACCCTCTTCGAGAGCGCCGTCACCATGTGCCGCCTGAGCGGCCAGCCGCTCGACCAGGACACCATGGAGCGGATGTACGCCGAGTACCGCGCCTTCCTCGCCGCGCTCGACGGCGACGCCGAAGAACTCCCCGAGGCCCTGCACGACTTCTGGGGCTACTTCGACCGGGTCGTCGAAAACGATCTGGAGAACACCGAGGCCGCCCGCGTCATCCTCTACCGCCTCTTCGACCACCTGCCCGCCCCCGCGCTGCTCGACGGCGCACCGACACTGTGGGCGGCCGGCCGTGCCGTCGCCGGTCCGCTCCTGGGCGCCATCACGGTCGCCTCACTCCCCGAGCCCTACCGGCGCCGAGCCGGCCTGCCAGAGATGCCCGGCGCACCGACCCTGATGCAGGGCGCCTACTGCGCCGCCGGGCTCGCCCGCTTCCTGCCCCAGGGCTGGATCAACGCCGAGAGCATCATCGAACTCCTCTCGCTCTCACCCGACAGCGACGACCCCCGCGCCCGGACCATGGCCGCCCTGGGGGCCCGCATGAAGCAGGCATCGGCCCTGCTCCGCCTCCTCACACCGCTCAGCGGCAACCCCGCCCCCGACCGGGCACCTTCCGCGGGCACAGGAGAAGGCCGACGCTCGGCGGAGGAGTTCTTCCGCAAGGTGCTGGACCAGACCGGCGACGGCCACCTCGACTGGCCCGATCTCGCCGCGATGGCCCGCGAACTGGCCACCCGCCTCGACCTGGACGAACCCGAAGAGACTCGACTCTACGACGCCTTCGCCGCCTGGTGGCGAGAACTCCAGGCCGCCCTCGACACCGATGGCGACGGCCGCGTCAGCGCCGACGAATACGCCGCCGCCGTCCCCTCCCTCGCCGGGCCCGCGCTCATCCGCGTCGCCGAGGTCCTCTTCGACGCCACCGACAAGAACGGCGACGGAACCATCGACGCCGACGAGTACCACACTCTCTTCCACACCGCTTTCCATCGCAACCTCGCCACCACCAACGGCACCTACAGCCGGGGCGCTTTCGTCCGCGACTTCCTTTCCTTCATGTCCGGCCGCCGCTCAAGCACTCCCTACGACCCCCTCCTCGCCGACGCCTAAGCAGATCTCTCCTCAGAGAACACCGTCAGGTCAACCAGGAACTTGAAGCCCTGACAAGGGCCTTGATGGAGGTCACTGTCGGCGCCGCCCGTGACTCTGCCGGGCGGTGGCGGCACCCAGTTCTCGGGTGGCGTACTCGTCGACGCCGACCACTCGCGGAGCGGCCACTTCCGGCTCGGGAAGTGCGTGGGTCAGCCGCAGGACGGTGCTGCGGCTGACCGACACCCCGCCGACATGGGCCAAGCGGGCGCCGGCCCGGCCCGCGAGAGCCGGACCGATCGCGGCCAGGGTCGAGCGCAGGCCCTCGGGCCGCCGGCTGTGCCTTCGGGTCAGGCCGGGTATCTGCTCGACGAACGTGCGGCGTCCGCACTCGGCGTTCCAGCAGGTGAACCGGCAAACTTGCGCCTGGAGTACGACGCTTCGTCCGGAACTGGGAACATCAGCGGGAAACCGCAGGTAGGAGCCGTGAACTCGCGCGGACCACGCTCCGACAGCGTTCCGCCAGCACCCGCTCCTCCATCCATCCGGCAGGTCACTGGATGGCTCACCAGGCATCCCGGCACGTTCGATCAATAGGTGAGTCGATCTCACGTGTACAGGCCGGCGCGGCGCGCGAAACTCATCGGCGCGCGATCTGAGTTCGTGGGCCGACGGAGTCGTCACCGGAGTCTTCCGGGCCGCCGCCATGCCGAGCCCTCACCTTTGGAGGTCACTCAGTCCTTCCGGAGCCGCCGTCGCCGAGGCGGCCGATCAGCTGGGCGAGTTGCTCGGCGTAACACTCGACGACCTCGGGCGAGCTCGCGTCGGCGCCGAACAGGGCGCGGGCCAGCTGTGGGTAGACCGCCAGTGCATTGGCCGCACTCATCTCCATGAGCAGCAGCGCGGCCGGGTCGAGCCGGTCGTCGAGTTCACCGGCCCGCTGGCGCGCACGGATCGCCTCGACCTCCTCGTGCAGCCGGGCGTTGCGTTCGGCCGCGTTCTCGTCGTCGACGCCCGTGTCGGCAAGGCCCTCCCAGGCGAGGAGGCGGCCGCCGAGGCGGGGGTCGACACTCACCCGCACGTAGTGCTTGATCATCTCGGCGCTGTCCATGTCGTCGGGGAACGCCTCGGCCTCATACGCCCGCCACCGGCGGCCGATCTCCCGGTACAGGCCTTCCTTGCCGTCGAAGTAGTACGTGATGAGCTGCTGGTTCACGCCGGCGCGCGCGGCGATCGCGGACACCCGGGCCCCAGCGAAGCCCTTGGCGGAGAACTCCTCGGTCGCGGCATCGAGGATCAGGGCCTTGGTTCGCTCGGGATCGCGCTGCCGCTCGTGCCCGGTCGGCGCTCGCCGCGCCGACCGGCGTGTGCTCGTGGAGTTCTTCTCAGGGGTCACAGCAGGGATTGTGCCATCCAGCCGGACAACTCAATCATCTATCTGTTTGACAAAGTCATACGGACGTATGACTCTGGTGTCATGGACTGCCAGGAGACTCACGTAGTCGTCGTTGGAGGCGCGCTCACCGGGCTGAGCGCTGCTGTCTTCCTCGCCCACCAGGGCGTGCGGGTCACGGTGCTGGAACGTCATCCGGACCTGCTCACCCATCCGAGGCTGCGCGGGATCACACCACGGACCGTCGAGGTGTTCCGTCAGTTCGGACTCGGCCCGGCGATCCGGAAAGAAAGCTTCCGCGGCGAGGGGCACACCTTCGTCATGCTGCGGGCACACACGCTCGCCGACGAGTACCAGCCGGTGCAGGAAGCCCGCCCTGAGTCGGTTGTCGATCCGCGTGCCTATGGCCCCTGCACCTACGCGGCGATAGACCAGGACCGGCTCGAAGCCCTGCTGCGCAGCCGGGCCCGCGAACTCGGCGCCGACATCCGCTACTTCACCGAAGTCCGCTCCCTCGACCAGGACGCGCACAGCGTCACCGCGATCGTCCGGGACCGCGCGAACGGCCACGAGACGGTGATCCGCGCGGACTACGCCATCGCTGCCGACGGATCGAACAGCGGGATCCGGGAGTCGCTGGGGATCGAGACCGACGGGCCAGGGGTGCTGTTGAACACGGTCTCCGCGCTCGTGCACGCAGACCTCTCGGCAGCCGTCCGCGGCCGGGACGTCGGCATCGTCTATCTCCAGAGACCGCGCCCGTTCAGCACGATGATGCCGTACGACGACTCGGGCTCGCGCTGGCTTTTCGGCACCGGCTACGACCCCGTGAACGAGTCGGT
Protein-coding regions in this window:
- the uppS gene encoding polyprenyl diphosphate synthase, producing the protein MRAVPRHVACVMDGNGRWAQRRSLPRTAGHRAAETTVIDIIEAARVAGVEWLSLYAFSTENWNRPGPEVDYLMCLVRRVVRKHAPLLLARGIRCRFLGVADPRIPRELAQDFEDLATLTAANRGMTLSVAFDHGGRRDIVEAARSLIRSKTPADEVTERLFADHLPFPDTPDVDLVIRTSGEQRISNFMLWQVAYAEWVFPEVLWPDFRAPDFLACLHAYRRRDRRFGGVPPRTNGDPS
- a CDS encoding oxygenase MpaB family protein; this translates as MTTETTGTADETPLFGPQSQFSSFFDDPRWALAMIRATVLEAAHPQIGAALADNSTFVAHPWRRLRNTFLSMRRMFGGDPAEREREAARLNRLHARMSGTDYHGRPYDAMDRAARAWVVATLFESAVTMCRLSGQPLDQDTMERMYAEYRAFLAALDGDAEELPEALHDFWGYFDRVVENDLENTEAARVILYRLFDHLPAPALLDGAPTLWAAGRAVAGPLLGAITVASLPEPYRRRAGLPEMPGAPTLMQGAYCAAGLARFLPQGWINAESIIELLSLSPDSDDPRARTMAALGARMKQASALLRLLTPLSGNPAPDRAPSAGTGEGRRSAEEFFRKVLDQTGDGHLDWPDLAAMARELATRLDLDEPEETRLYDAFAAWWRELQAALDTDGDGRVSADEYAAAVPSLAGPALIRVAEVLFDATDKNGDGTIDADEYHTLFHTAFHRNLATTNGTYSRGAFVRDFLSFMSGRRSSTPYDPLLADA
- a CDS encoding TetR family transcriptional regulator translates to MTPEKNSTSTRRSARRAPTGHERQRDPERTKALILDAATEEFSAKGFAGARVSAIAARAGVNQQLITYYFDGKEGLYREIGRRWRAYEAEAFPDDMDSAEMIKHYVRVSVDPRLGGRLLAWEGLADTGVDDENAAERNARLHEEVEAIRARQRAGELDDRLDPAALLLMEMSAANALAVYPQLARALFGADASSPEVVECYAEQLAQLIGRLGDGGSGRTE